Proteins from a genomic interval of Dama dama isolate Ldn47 chromosome 1, ASM3311817v1, whole genome shotgun sequence:
- the FOLR1 gene encoding folate receptor alpha: MAWKITPLLCLLVCVAAGGAAQPRTQLLNVCMNARYHKEKPGPEDKLHGQCSPWKKNACCFVNTSIEAHKEISSLYRFDWDHCGKMEPACKRHFIQDTCLYECSPNLGPWIQEVNQSWRKERILNVPLCKEDCQSWWEDCRTSYTCKSNWHRGWNWTSGYNQCPVKVACHRFDFYFPTPAALCNEIWSHSYKASNYSRGSGRCIQMWFDPFQGNPNEEVARFYAESMNGAGLHEAWPLHFCLLLVLLWLLSGAPFIF; encoded by the exons ATGGCCTGGAAGATCACACCACTGCTGTGCCTTTTGGTGTGTGTGGCTGCTGGGGGGGCAGCTCAGCCCAGGACTCAGCTTCTCAACGTCTGCATGAATGCCAGGTACCATAAGGAAAAACCAGGTCCCGAGGACAAGTTACACGGACAG tGCAGCCCTTGGAAAAAGAATGCCTGCTGCTTTGTCAACACCAGCATAGAAGCCCATAAGGAGATTTCCAGCCTGTACAGATTCGACTGGGACCACTGCGGCAAGATGGAGCCTGCATGCAAGCGCCACTTTATTCAGGACACCTGTCTCTACGAGTGCTCACCTAACCTGGGGCCCTGGATCCAGGAG GTGAATCAGAGCTGGCGCAAAGAACGGATCCTGAATGTGCCCCTGTGCAAAGAGGACTGTCAGAGCTGGTGGGAAGACTGCCGCACCTCCTACACTTGCAAGAGCAACTGGCACAGGGGCTGGAACTGGACCTCAg GGTACAACCAGTGCCCGGTGAAAGTTGCCTGCCACCGCTTCGACTTCTACTTCCCCACGCCTGCTGCTCTGTGCAATGAAATCTGGAGTCACTCCTACAAGGCCAGCAACTACAGCCGGGGCAGCGGCCGCTGCATCCAGATGTGGTTCGACCCCTTCCAGGGCAACCCCAACGAGGAGGTGGCGAGATTCTATGCTGAGAGCATGAATGGGGCTGGGCTCCATGAGGCCTGGCCTCTGCATTTCTGCCTGCTCCTAGTGTTGCTCTGGCTGCTCAGTGGAGCTCCTTTTATTTTCTGA